One window of the Ammospiza nelsoni isolate bAmmNel1 chromosome 2, bAmmNel1.pri, whole genome shotgun sequence genome contains the following:
- the CEP97 gene encoding centrosomal protein of 97 kDa — protein MAAAGAGDEAAGAGLIVNCSGQGLQKLGPTLPCDADTQTLILDKNQIIKLEHLEKCRNLMQLSVANNRLVRMMGVAKLTKLRVLNLPHNSIGYVEGLKDLVHLEWLNLAGNNIKAIEQVNSCLCLQHLDLSDNNIAQLGDVSKLTSLKTLLLHGNIITSLRPAPACLPQSLTVFSLAENEIRDLNEVSFLASLHHLEQLSIMNNPCVMATPSVPGFDYRPYIVSWCLNLKVLDGYVISQKESLKAEWLYSQGKGRSFRPGQHVQLVQYLANVCPLTSVYGLQTEEDAKLEKILSKQRLHQRQLMHENQNEEPRTFSAPSKAVPVAHEHSAQAQPSQMVLEKEPVIQRNSWVGPSASNDHSYAVKNTFLHERGFSKELHLEDVQTDEDKLNSSLLSSESTFMPVASGLSPVSPASDLKLHGMNLSLEDDDDAVIEGVRDINRRETTKKQEAVSVTEEHPNRAAGSVETQENIKEIQQVAAPELVTAGLAARTGHYLGAAEGQVRHSHPSTSLGAESGVKTLGPEQVTEERSASLAGQGAAPADRGAAELQRMSEAATKLQASWRGFYTRNHHPQAKEVRNEIRLHRMQQHIIYLTAEIEKLRKEREEDKMQRLVQEEAIKFLWNQVKSLQQWQLSVMQNLGGAGIPSANILCLSKPPLQPSTREQETPPAVSSALLAPASEDDLQEKSSLQFPDSGFHSAADQTRASELCSSAKSSAEGSESSLSMETIKQYGNCVSACCSDGEGGQSKESSSNGQDNGLIEQYLKSVQQLEEADEDTDCNEEMEGSCLQVSVSAESQDSSSDTVSVELPQDTSSPVQGEICQIPPGSYKLTSGIVEGKQTDCDSSFQMLHVGIAV, from the exons ctctctgtggcCAACAACCGGCTGGTGCGAATGATGGGTGTGGCAAAACTGACCAAGCTCAGAGTGCTCAACTTGCCTCATAATAGTATTGGGTATGTGGAAGGGCTGAAGGATTTGGTGCACCTGGAATGGCTGAATTTGGCAGGAAATAACATTAAG gCCATTGAACAAGTCAATTCCTGTCTGTGTCTTCAGCATCTTGATCTGTCAGACAATAACATAGCTCAGTTAGGTGATGTCTCCAAGCTTACCTCACTGAAG acTCTTTTGCTGCATGGAAATATTATAACTTCACTTCGCCCTGCCCCTGCTTGCCTACCTCAGAGTTtgactgttttttctttggcaGAAAATGAAATCAGAGACTTAAATGAG GTTTCTTTCCTGGCCTCTCTTCACCACTTGGAGCAGCTGTCAATTATGAACAATCCTTGTGTGATGGCCACACCTTCTGTCCCTGGCTTTGACTACAGGCCTTATATTGTCAGCTGGTGTCTGAACCTTAAAGTTCTTGATGGATATGTGATCTCTCAGAAGGAAAG CTTGAAAGCAGAATGGCTCTACAgtcaagggaagggaaggtcaTTTCGACCTGGGCAGCATGTTCAGCTAGTTCAGTACTTGGCTAATGTTTGTCCTCTCACATCTGTATATGGACTCCAGACTGAAGAGGATGccaaactggaaaaaatactgAGTAAGCAAAG ACTCCACCAGAGGCAGTTGATGCATGAAAACCAAAATGAGGAACCACGGACATTTTCTGCTCCCAGCAAGGCAGTGCCAGTTGCTCATGAACACAGTGCCCAGGCCCAGCCATCACAGATGGTTCTTGAAAAGG AACCTGTCATCCAGAGGAATTCTTGGGTTGGACCAAGTGCAAGCAATGATCATTCCTATGCAGTAAAGAACACTTTTCTTCATGAAAGAGGCTTTTCCAAGGAGCTACACCTCGAAGATGTACAGACAGATGAAGACAAACTAAACAGCAGCCTTTTATCCTCAGAGTCTACTTTCATGCCAGTTGCTTCAGGATTGTCTCCAGTGTCTCCTGCTTCAGACCTGAAGCTACATGGAATGAATTTGAGCCtagaagatgatgatgatgcagtGATTGAAGGTGTGAGAGATATTAATAGAAGGGAAACAACTAAAAAGCAGGAAGCTGTGTCTGTTACAGAAGAGCACCCTAATAGAGCAGCAGGAAGTGTGGAAACCCAAGAGAATATCAAAGAAATCCAGCAGgtggctgctcctgagctggTGACAGCTGGCCTGGCTGCAAGGACTGGCCACTATTTAGGGGCTGCTGAAGGCCAAGTTCGGCACAGTCACCCCAGCACCTCGCTAGGTGCTGAGTCAGGAGTAAAAACTCTTGGTCCTGAGCAGGTGACAGAAGAAAGGTCTGCTTCACTGGCTGGGCAAGGTGCAGCACCAGCTGATcgaggtgcagctgagctgcaaaGGATGAGTGAGGCAGCTACCAAGCTCCAGGCTTCCTGGAGAGGATTTTACACCAGGAACCACCATCCTCAAGCCAAGGAAGTGCGGAATGAAATTCGCCTACACAGAATGCAGCAGCACATCATTTATTTAACAGCTGAAATAGAAAA actgagaaaagaaagagaggaagataAAATGCAAAGGCTTGTACAGGAGGAAGCTATCAAATTTCTTTGGAACCAG GTTAAATCCCTTCAACAGTGGCAGCTTTCAGTGATGCAGAATTTAGGTGGTGCTGGGATCCCTTCAGCCAATATTTTATGTTTATCCAAACCACCTCTTCAGCCATCCACAAGGGAGCAAGAAACCCCACCAGCTGTTAGTTCTGCTTTGTTAGCTCCAGCTAGTGAGGATGATCTCCAGGAAAAGTCTTCGTTGCAGTTCCCAGATTCTGGCTTTCATTCTGCAGCTGATCAGACTCGTGCCAGTGAactgtgcagctctgcaaagaGCTCAGCTGAAGGAAGTGagagctccctttccatggaaACCATCAAACAATATGGCAATTGTGTTTCAGCATGTTGCTCAGATGGAGAGGGTGGGCAAAGTAAAGAGAGCTCTAGTAATGGGCAGGACAACGGACTGATAGAACAGTATTTAAAATCTGttcagcagctggaagaggctGATGAAGACACAGATTGCAATGAGGAAATGGAGGGCAGCTGTCTACAAGTGTCTGTGTCAGCAGAAAGCCAAGATTCTTCCTCTGACACTGTCTCTGTAGAGCTCCCTCAAGACACATCCTCCCCAGTCCAAGGTGAAATCTGTCAGATACCACCAGGAAGCTACAAACTGACTTCAGGAATAGTAGAAGGGAAGCAAACGGACTGTGATTCTTCGTTCCAGATGCTGCATGTTGGGATAGCTGTATAA